In Liquorilactobacillus nagelii DSM 13675, the following proteins share a genomic window:
- a CDS encoding bacteriocin immunity protein, whose translation MKDSINDRQRAKELTKKLLQQLDKKTDRPAELLDIIDVLLQVYTKLDQTKDPAVLINHFINYLRSTALKGKLHFPPAEEKIIIELEVLGQKAGINGNYLGGYTDKSQFYSIFEHVSQRD comes from the coding sequence TTGAAAGATTCCATCAACGACCGCCAAAGAGCTAAAGAGCTCACAAAAAAACTGTTGCAGCAATTAGATAAGAAAACAGATCGGCCAGCTGAATTATTAGACATTATCGATGTTTTACTGCAAGTCTATACTAAATTAGATCAGACAAAAGACCCCGCTGTCTTAATTAACCACTTCATTAATTATCTCCGCAGTACCGCCTTAAAGGGAAAACTTCACTTCCCACCAGCTGAAGAAAAAATAATTATTGAATTAGAAGTTCTGGGCCAAAAAGCTGGTATAAATGGTAATTATTTAGGTGGATATACTGATAAATCACAATTTTACAGCATTTTCGAACACGTTTCCCAACGTGACTAA
- a CDS encoding APC family permease, which yields MNSTSNKISLFNAVMLGLGTIIGSGWLFGSWEAARVAGPAAIISWVIGAVIIAIISYNYIELGTMLPENGGMSKYAQYTHGSLVGFIAAWANWIALITIIPIEAVAAVQYMSSWPWKWANFTNGLMQHNQITTSGLLVVFVFIIIFTLFNFWSVSLLTRFTSFISIFKIGIPLLTIIMLLFSSFHLENLGSNLHAFMPYGSAPIFKATTTAGIIFSFNAFQTIINIGSDLENPKVNIKRAINLSLLISGIIYILLQITFITAISPKLIARVGWSGINFNSPFADLAILLGIYWLSVLLYMDAFISPFGTGVSTVASTSRVLAAMVDNEHLPKFLGKINQRYQIPRNAMIANAVLSILMVTFFRSWDTLATVISTSMLIALLTGPVTLIAFRKMAPEFARPIKNSRVNLTTSLSFILASLAIYWAMWPTTLEVTLVILLGLPLYFYYEWKNDWKRTKRQFDGSWWMIFYLLALSGMSFIGSKEFNGINLIPYPFDLLAVIALALGFYYWGTNSNLFTKYFKYAKKLNYTKVMSPKRRKLLLRKANRRK from the coding sequence ATGAATTCTACTAGCAACAAAATCAGTTTATTTAATGCAGTAATGTTGGGACTCGGCACAATTATCGGATCGGGTTGGTTATTTGGTTCATGGGAAGCAGCACGAGTTGCTGGGCCAGCGGCAATTATTTCCTGGGTTATAGGGGCAGTTATTATTGCTATTATTTCCTATAATTATATTGAATTAGGAACAATGTTGCCAGAAAATGGCGGAATGAGCAAATATGCCCAATACACTCATGGATCATTAGTTGGTTTTATTGCGGCATGGGCGAACTGGATTGCTTTAATAACAATTATCCCAATTGAAGCTGTTGCTGCAGTTCAATATATGAGCAGTTGGCCGTGGAAGTGGGCAAACTTTACCAATGGCTTGATGCAACACAACCAAATTACGACTAGTGGTTTACTGGTGGTCTTTGTGTTTATTATTATTTTTACATTATTTAATTTTTGGTCAGTTAGTTTATTAACGCGTTTTACCAGTTTTATTTCGATTTTTAAAATTGGGATTCCTTTGCTAACAATTATTATGTTGTTATTTAGTAGTTTTCACCTTGAAAATTTAGGTAGCAATTTACATGCATTTATGCCATATGGTTCAGCACCGATTTTTAAGGCAACGACAACCGCGGGGATAATTTTTTCTTTTAATGCTTTTCAAACAATTATTAATATTGGTAGTGATTTAGAAAATCCTAAGGTGAATATTAAACGAGCAATTAATCTTTCCCTCTTAATCAGCGGGATTATCTATATTTTGCTACAAATAACTTTTATTACGGCAATTTCACCTAAACTAATTGCTAGGGTTGGTTGGAGTGGAATTAACTTTAATTCACCATTTGCTGACTTAGCAATTTTATTAGGAATTTATTGGCTTTCGGTGCTGTTGTACATGGATGCCTTTATCTCACCTTTTGGCACAGGGGTTTCAACAGTTGCCTCAACTAGTCGAGTTTTAGCAGCAATGGTTGATAATGAACACTTGCCCAAATTCTTAGGAAAAATTAATCAACGTTACCAGATACCTAGAAATGCTATGATAGCTAATGCTGTTTTAAGTATTTTAATGGTAACTTTCTTTCGTTCTTGGGACACATTAGCGACAGTAATCTCAACTTCAATGTTAATTGCACTGCTGACCGGACCAGTAACGCTAATTGCTTTTCGAAAAATGGCTCCCGAATTTGCTCGACCAATTAAAAATTCACGGGTCAATTTGACAACATCACTATCATTTATATTAGCTTCGCTGGCAATTTATTGGGCGATGTGGCCAACAACCCTTGAGGTTACTTTAGTCATTCTTTTAGGATTGCCATTGTATTTTTACTATGAGTGGAAGAATGATTGGAAACGGACCAAACGCCAATTTGACGGTAGTTGGTGGATGATCTTTTATTTATTGGCGTTGTCAGGAATGTCTTTTATTGGTAGTAAGGAATTTAATGGAATTAATTTAATTCCATATCCGTTTGATTTGTTAGCGGTTATTGCACTGGCTCTCGGGTTTTATTACTGGGGAACTAACAGCAATTTGTTTACTAAATATTTCAAATATGCTAAAAA